One part of the Engraulis encrasicolus isolate BLACKSEA-1 chromosome 17, IST_EnEncr_1.0, whole genome shotgun sequence genome encodes these proteins:
- the tbcc gene encoding tubulin-specific chaperone C, with protein sequence MWYIQAVRPMNQLEIVLLYCYSLYFLLWPFTIYHNATMSLDVNAGLCVDKNDLNPNETLKIPDRLLKRDQARLEEVERRKDIKESSSVAEENSGFFLTTFNTERESIEVLLSTCNGANREDASKVLEEATIKTQQLQKFLNDSMVFLTPFNLRQAQAALQALQTSLSEQRDAVLPKKKFAFKSRNVKSKTTVSPSSSVTEIPKADKDRDTVVDTAPIQCAFSSAESQVLIKTAVEIQQRDVLLSHLTNCKVRLLGSPSTLHIKHVRDCEILCGPVSSSVFVDQCSGSTLAFPCQQLRTHNTKDTRIYLHVTSRAIIEDCQGVSFAPFTWTYSNLDADFAVSGLDRNRNNWDQVDDFNWLAAGTPSPNWTVIPENDRKTSWDELLPASA encoded by the coding sequence ATGTGGTATATTCAAGCTGTTCGTCCCATGAACCAATTAGAAATCGTTTTGTTGTATTGCTACTCGTTATACTTCCTGCTGTGGCCATTTACGATATATCACAACGCAACGATGTCTCTTGATGTGAACGCCGGTCTCTGTGTAGACAAAAACGACTTAAATCCAAATGAAACACTAAAGATACCCGACAGACTTTTGAAAAGGGACCAGGCACGATTGGAAGAGGTGGAAAGACGGAAAGACATCAAGGAAAGCTCGTCAGTTGCCGAGGAAAACAGTGGCTTTTTCTTAACAACGTTCAACACGGAGAGGGAATCCATCGAAGTACTGCTATCCACTTGTAACGGGGCAAATCGTGAGGATGCGTCAAAGGTTTTGGAAGAGGCTACCATCAAAACACAACAGTTGCAAAAGTTTCTCAACGACAGCATGGTGTTCTTGACCCCTTTCAATCTGAGACAGGCTCAGGCAGCCTTGCAAGCCCTCCAGACATCTCTGTCTGAACAACGAGATGCAGTTCTGCCCAAAAAGAAGTTTGCCTTCAAATCTCGCAACGTCAAAAGCAAAACGACGGTATCCCCATCCTCATCCGTTACTGAGATTCCCAAAGCGGACAAGGATAGGGACACAGTCGTCGATACAGCTCCGATACAGTGTGCTTTTTCCAGCGCCGAGTCGCAGGTTTTGATCAAGACCGCTGTCGAGATTCAGCAGCGGGACGTGCTTCTGTCCCACCTGACGAACTGTAAGGTTCGGCTCCTCGGCTCGCCTAGCACTCTGCATATCAAACATGTTCGTGATTGTGAGATTTTGTGCGGGCCAGTGTCGAGCTCGGTGTTTGTGGATCAGTGTAGCGGCAGCACGCTCGCCTTTCCTTGCCAGCAGCTGCGCACCCACAACACTAAGGACACCCGAATCTATCTTCACGTCACTAGTCGCGCCATCATCGAGGACTGTCAAGGTGTCAGTTTTGCCCCCTTCACATGGACATACTCTAACCTTGATGCGGATTTCGCTGTGTCCGGGCTTGACAGGAATAGAAACAACTGGGATCAAGTGGATGATTTTAACTGGCTTGCAGCTGGCACCCCGTCCCCAAATTGGACGGTCATTCCGGAAAATGACAGGAAAACCAGCTGGGATGAGCTGCTTCCAGCTTCTGCTTAG
- the prph2a gene encoding peripherin-2a: MALFKVKFDLQRRVKLAQAVWLMYWFAVMAGVLLFVMGLFFKIELRKNSELMDNNESHFVPNLLILVGILACGINAFGGKICYDSLDTTKFVKWKGLIKPFLIACLVFNSLLLLTAVLCVLMRIPLMYTVSEGLKNSMKFYKDTDTPGRCYMKRTLDQMQMDFKCCGNNNYKDWFEIQWVSNRYLDFSAKEVKDRISSNVDGKYLMDAVPFSCCNPSSPRPCIQHQLTNNSAHYSYDHYTEELNIWRRGCRDAMVHYYGGMLNTLAALVILVTILEVLVTVGLQYVNTAMSTLVNPEDPESESEGWFLEKTVKETFTDMMEMMRSMRGNAVEDGGEAAPAAAPVATVS, translated from the exons ATGGCACTGTTTAAGGTGAAATTTGACTTGCAAAGGCGTGTCAAGCTCGCCCAGGCAGTGTGGCTCATGTACTGGTTTGCGGTCATGGCTGGCGTTCTACTTTTTGTCATGGGACTCTTCTTCAAGATAGAGCTCCGGAAGAACAGCGAGCTGATGGACAACAACGAGAGCCATTTTGTGCCCAACCTGCTCATCCTCGTCGGAATACTGGCCTGCGGCATCAATGCGTTCGGTGGCAAGATCTGCTACGACTCTCTGGACACCACCAAGTTTGTCAAGTGGAAGGGCCTCATCAAGCCGTTCCTCATTGCCTGCCTGGTCTTCAACTCCCTGCTGCTCCTCACGGCCGTGTTGTGCGTGCTGATGCGCATCCCACTCATGTACACGGTCTCGGAGGGTCTGAAGAACAGCATGAAGTTCTACAAGGACACCGACACGCCGGGCAGGTGCTACATGAAGAGGACGCTGGACCAGATGCAGATGGATTTTAAGTGCTGCGGAAACAACAACTACAAGGACTGGTTTGAGATACAGTGGGTCAGCAACCGGTACCTGGACTTCAGCGCAAAGGAGGTCAAAGA TCGAATCTCCAGCAACGTGGATGGCAAGTACCTGATGGACGCTGTGCCCTTCAGCTGCTGTAACCCCAGCTCCCCACGGCCCTGCATCCAGCACCAGCTCACCAACAACTCCGCCCACTACAGCTACGACCACTACACAGAGGAGCTGAACATCTGGAGGCGTGGTTGCCGTGACGCCATGGTGCACTACTACGGCGGAATGCTCAACACCCTGGCGGCGCTGGTCATCCTGGTCACCATTCTCGAG GTCTTGGTGACGGTAGGCCTGCAGTACGTCAACACCGCCATGTCCACCCTGGTGAACCCCGAGGAcccagagagcgagagcgaaggCTGGTTCCTGGAGAAGACGGTCAAGGAGACCTTCACCGACATGATGGAGATGATGAGGAGCATGCGGGGGAACGcggtggaggatggtggagaggcgGCCCCAGCAGCGGCTCCTGTAGCCACCGTCAGCTGA